From the Cucumis sativus cultivar 9930 chromosome 5, Cucumber_9930_V3, whole genome shotgun sequence genome, the window ATGGTGGATGAGACTAAAAGAGATGTTGTTAATTAAAtaggaaaaattaattatggaaATGTTTGTAATTAAGGGAGGAAAACATTGAgaattaaatacataaaacgAAATTAAAACGTTTGATTCTTTCATGAGTCACTATCATAAAGATTTGGGCTCACccttacaaaaatagcaaaaaaatatattataatagaacacatgtcactacattttctaaattacaaaaataataaatttaaaagtcgataatcCTATGATTACCGTCTGATAGTTGTATGTTATCACTAATTTTGCCATATTCTCAATAtagctattttttaaaaatgtttttgtaattttgtgcAATTTTCCTAAAGGTTTTGTATTAAAAGACatataatatcattattaCATCTCATCTCGTCTAAGATGGCGACATGTGCGTGAAGAACTTAGCAAATCTTCTAGTCTTCTCGCCTAGGATGACAACTTACGTGTGAAGATTAGCAAATATAATCTCCTAGCCATCTCACTTTGGATGACAACATGCAACTTATTTACTTAACATTTCTCCTTTTCAAGCTCACAATTAAACGAGGATTTtgtaataatgatattttttaaaaatttcatcaacAGTTGCTCGACACACTTGTTCTCATTACAACTCATCTCCTTTCATATGGTTGTTGTTACCGACAGATTTACTATAGGCCCAGGGGGCTCGAGCCTTCCCTCCCTCaactttattgtctttatatgatatatataaataaaacaaaataatatttagtatTTGTATGCAATTTAGTGGTAATTATGCTTGTAAGTCCTCATTCCAATCTTCTCTAtgtagatttttatttttttcctaagtTACAACTCGAAGTCTGTCAATCAATTTTCTGAATCCGCCACTGGTTATTGTCTATACATAAAAAGAGTATTGTACTCTTTTTGTTcacaataaaaatttatcatgGTAAACATTTTGGAACGAAAAAAACACCATATATTTGTGTTCCTAAACTCATTATTTtgcaattaattatttgttattttttaataaaataagttgttattttatttcgtGTCTTAGGTTGCATTAATAAAATCGAAGCAtgtaaaaatcaaatgatattATATGTAATCGTTAAACATATACGAGTGATATACAACTGGATTATATTTAAGTAACTAATAATCTTAGATTTAGGAAATTGAGATGAAAATAAGGGTAAGCATTTCTTTTCGACATTAATATAATCCCACTCacacttttaactttttattttatatgttagtaaaattaattaattgaagaaattcttttaaaaaataaaaatattgaaacaaaatatagcaaaatttatccaACCTCTTGAaagttttgctttttttttttttgttatataacaatttttcttaattttttgcaattaaaatttatagtttagaaaattatattaaaatttaaattatagtcTCTCATTTTAACAACtccaatttaataaataaatagattatatataatttaatatacacataaattttattttagttcaataaattagtttatatatataaacaaataaactcatacttatgtttaaataaaatgtaaagaaccaatgaaataaaactatcaagtaattatatttgtaattagttaatgatgattggtttcaattaatttcaagTAGTTCttatgaaaaaatgtttaaatgaaaacaaattataaaaaaaaaaaagagttgttTTCGAAGTCACATTCTATATAACCTATTGAACACAAAACCTTAATTAAACTCACAAAACCTTAATTAAACTCGAAATCTTAATTATTGAAGTTGAAACtttaaattagatatatatatatatatatatatatatattaaaagctGTAAAAGCCGGAATTAAACTCacatacatttctttttatatttttcttttctttctttcgttacttttattattattgtattgatattattattgtttccaAATTTCAACATCTAAGATAAAAGAGATTTGAAATAGTTTATGTATGTGAGTATATGACTTTAACTTTACTAGTTATAAAAAAGactaagttaaatttaaaacttggtggttatggttttgaaacaaaaaaagaaatagaatttagttgttttattattaaaaattataacaaatcaTTATGGTTTTGATTCtaattatgaaaaggtatggattaaattctaatttttgaTTTTAGAAAGGAGTGAAATTTACCAATTGACCTAATTAAGTTTTCTCTCTCTTGCATGCAACGAGTAATTCTGTCAGTCACATTGTGACGACTCTAGGGATAGGATAATCCCTATCGTTATATATGGCAAGTTTTAGTTGCCAAATCTTGAGAGGAGCAGCAAGTCTTTGTTTGGAAATATGTTAATGGAGTTTGGCTTTGTTTTCTACAACAAGAGCAAGCAGTGGAAACCCTCTACCCTCTAAATGCATCGtttcattcaaaattctaaactcCATCAATGGTGTCTCTTCAACCCTGTTAAATACCAACGCCCTTCCACTaatcccttcttcttcttctcttcttaaaGAACCAAGTtagctttcttttcttcttctttttctttttaattttaataattagaacaaTGGCTTCTTCGTCCTCGTCTCTGCAAGATACTAATACAAATTACACTATAACACAAGAAGAATTCAACCTGTTTCACACGATCGACCGAAGCCTTTTTAGTCGAATGGTTTTTTCCCTGGGTCGGGAGCCGGAGGAGTCGGTTCGAGTGATGGGATTTTGGCTTTGGCTTGAGAAATATGGTGAAGAGTCGAATTTGGTTCATAAAATGTTGGGTCTGCCCGACGTTTTGGTTGATGCACTTTGTGATGAAGCCGTCATATCCTTGGCTTGTATACAAAACGACAAATTTCCATTTGAACCGGATTCGACCCTGGACATTCCTCTCATTCAACACGTTTCTAAAACTCCGGTTTCTCTCCGGTTCGTCCACCACAACCGGCTCGAAATCCTCCCTGGCGTTGCCAAGATGTGTAACGATATCTGCCGTAGAGCCTTTCTTGATATTCTCCAAACGCTTCATACACGGCGCGCGATATCACGCGCCCCCGCCGCCGTATCCATTCCGGCAGTTCAAGGCGAAGGGGGTGGCCGTGGAAGGGTCTTTGAGGGGGCTCCTCCGGTGACTAATTTTTTTGTACCCAGTTTTGGGTTTTTAGGCCTGGGGGGAGAGTGTTCGACGGCGGCGATTCGGAGTGGAATGAGTAGCTTGGAGTTGAAAAGTGggaaagaagaacaagaagggGAAGTGGTTCCGGCGGATCAAAGGACCATTTTTCTGACTTTCTCGAAGGGATACCCAATTTCTGAAGATGAAGTTAGAGACTATTTTGgcaggtttttttttttcttttttcttattttaattttgttaataattaagtaatgaATTAATTCTTGGTTCTTTTTCCCATATATCTCTCCATATTCCTCTGCATGtcgaaaattttgtcaaagaTTTTTAGATTGTAGCGAAGGGTCAGAGATTTTCTTTATGACACATATTGTTAAGTTTTCATAAAAgtgtatattaaattattgtggGGAAAAAGTCGGATATtggagctttttttttttttttttatgaaattttgtgcTATTTTTTAgtctattaaatttaaaatttttaaatagaattataaaacaaaataatcttgttatttaattctaaattttctaGTTTGTGTATCtatggttttgaaaaaaaggaatatcAAGTTTAGTAATTGAacctaaattatatataaaaatataaaagggAAGAAATTGAGGCAAATGGTGAAATCCTACCTGTTTTCTATATCATTCGAATTTGAAGGGAAGTTAATCTCCGAGTGGAGCAAATAAAGGAACACAAAATACCttctttctataaattttttattaaagaaaatagcatAAAGAGCAACTTTgggttttttccttttttttttttttctttttaccaagTTTGActaatgcaattttcttttgttcttttttgtgCATGAATATAGATGGTTGTTAGAGttgcttttttaataaatcaagACACctaaaatggtttttttttttcttcccatttttcttttagggaggaactaaaatgtaatttaagcttctaatattacatatatttgtGGTGTTTGAGCAGAAGATATGGGAATTTCATAGAGAGCATTCACATGCAAGAGGCACACCCACCCGAGCAACCGTTGTACGCCCGGCTGGTGGTGAAAACAGAGTCCTCCATTGACCTCGTCCTTGAAGCAAGAACCAAGGCTAAGTTTTCCATCAATGGAAAACACGTCTGGGCTCGAAAATATGTTCGTAAAACTCCAATCAGGTCCTCTCCCAGACCACCTCCCCACCGCCATCTCCGTCACTTAGTCTAGCTCAATATGTTCGTAGAACTCCAATCAGATCCTCTCTCAGACCTTCTCCAACGCCAATCTGCTCCCTGATCAACCAACTCAACTCGCTTTTGTTCTCATTACTACATTTTGTACAAACAAGTAATCATCCTATGCTCTCTGTATCAAACCATAGTGCATAAAGTCTTAGAACTTTCGTTTCTGTTTTTTCGTTCTTCTTTTCTGGATATAAAGTTTATGTACTTAAGGAATAAGTAAAGTCtatgaaattggaaaattgtGCGTATCTTGGGTGTTGTGAAAAGGGCCTCTAAGCATTGAAACAAACATCATAATTCCAATTGAAACAACACACATCTCAAATGACAATCTACTATTCCattgtttctattttacttcatttttaaGGCTCCAAAATTGAAAGCTAGAAGTTAGAAAGTAGTaatttttcacataacttgtatttataatgataataatagaaCACCACATGATAAACTTGTGTATTGAACCAAAATACAATTCACCTTCCAAGATTGTGTTTTGCCTTGGGACCTAACTAGCCAAATGCCCAAGACTGCCAAACACAAGAACTGTACCTCCAAGTAATTCTGCAGCTATTCCTTTATAAACTAGTTCCaaacaaaaccattttttttcatgcaaTAGCAAGAAACAATGATCCTAAAAATAGATAGGAATCAACCCCTACACCATGTACAAACTGAACCCCTCAAACCCtcctttcttcatttctttgtgGCCTTGTCAATTGACTTGCTAAAAATAGGTAATCTAGAGTTCTTATTTCATCATCCACGGTTTCCTTAATCTTCTTCATGTTCAAGCACTGAATAGAGCTCGACTTGTAGGCGCTAAGTCGCTGGATCTATATGTAAGTAAGCGACGGTTGACAAAATGTTGTGACAAATTAAATCCTTCCCTAATGGATTGCAGTCAACTCACTTCTTTCTACTATAATGCACGCCACTACCAGGATACCGATGATGGGGATGACGCGAACCACCGCTCCTCCCACCCGAACCTTCCCAATTGTTTCCCCGAGTAGGAACTCTATTGCCCCCTGTCTGCATCCAATTCATTGTTTGGGAGCCTAGTCCATTAAGTTCCTCCTCTTCCCGGTCGTTGTACTCTAAGATTAACCTCTTAATATCTTGCTTCTCTTCTAGCTCTGCTGCTTCTTTCTGTTTAGTGCTCTGTAAAAGTGTGC encodes:
- the LOC101221230 gene encoding uncharacterized protein LOC101221230; this encodes MASSSSSLQDTNTNYTITQEEFNLFHTIDRSLFSRMVFSLGREPEESVRVMGFWLWLEKYGEESNLVHKMLGLPDVLVDALCDEAVISLACIQNDKFPFEPDSTLDIPLIQHVSKTPVSLRFVHHNRLEILPGVAKMCNDICRRAFLDILQTLHTRRAISRAPAAVSIPAVQGEGGGRGRVFEGAPPVTNFFVPSFGFLGLGGECSTAAIRSGMSSLELKSGKEEQEGEVVPADQRTIFLTFSKGYPISEDEVRDYFGRRYGNFIESIHMQEAHPPEQPLYARLVVKTESSIDLVLEARTKAKFSINGKHVWARKYVRKTPIRSSPRPPPHRHLRHLV